From one Nematostella vectensis chromosome 7, jaNemVect1.1, whole genome shotgun sequence genomic stretch:
- the LOC125556676 gene encoding uncharacterized protein LOC125556676 isoform X1 → MNRRRNRGNFPSKGKSGRCFIATCPKRGKFFKRLDNHLSSLHRGVSRAENDNLSHRNQDDQDGSRKMEMCLLCGEQFLQLRHHLKNKHNLSLRKYRHQTGKKDETKVEKKEKQECHEKKLEFGEEGDETEGKESGERNENDKVKVSDMLEEEEMDKEMVEEDEMNGKTGGDSFEREMVEDEEMAEKEDMYKKTEEDRFVMKLFDEEAVAEKVDTYKKTEEGSTFVRRLFDEEEADEKEVRFEDIEEDYVRFLVHKGNRMKLDFFLHFMERGGILRSYNVSPIRRISFGELPYETLRDIYSMRKILSGYFKRDVFMYPYPDVEMIEKCRACGAKERGKCCCPVLEKSFYVFCRERCSPKYISECKRCLNMGNSSTHACLDFFFCRRCNEEYRARERLKHF, encoded by the exons ATGAATCGTAGAAGAAACCGAGGGAATTTCCCTTCCAAG GGCAAAAGTGGAAGATGTTTTATTGCTACCTGCCCAAAGAGGGGAAAATTCTTCAAGAGGCTAGACAATCACCTCTCAAGTTTACACAGAGGTGTTTCAAGAGCTGAAAATGACAATTTGAGTCACAGAAACCAAGATGATCAAGATGGTAGCAGAAAAAtggaaatgtgtcttctttGTGGAGAACAGTTTTTGCAACTGCGTCaccatttgaaaaataaacataaccTGTCTCTGCGCAAATACAGACATCAAACTGGAAAAAAGGATGAAACAAAGGTTGAAAAAAAGGAGAAACAAGAGTGCCATGAAAAGAAACTAGAGTTTGGTGAGGAGGGGGATGAAACAGAGGGAAAAGAGTCAGGGGAGAGAAATGAAAACGATAAGGTGAAAGTAAGTGATATGCTTGAGGAAGAAGAGATGGACAAGGAGATGGTTGAAGAGGATGAGATGAATGGGAAAACTGGAGGGGACAGTTTTGAGAGAGAGATGGTGGAGGATGAGGAGATGGCTGAGAAGGAAGATATGTATAAGAAAACTGAAGAGGACAGGTTCGTGATGAAACTGTTCGACGAGGAAGCGGTAGCTGAGAAAGTAGATACGTATAAAAAAACTGAAGAGGGTAGTACGTTTGTGAGAAGGCTGTTTGATGAGGAGGAGGCAGATGAGAAAGAAGTTCGCTTTGAGGATATTGAAGAGGACTATGTACGGTTTTTAGTTCATAAGGGAAATAGAATGAAATTGGACTTCTTCTTGCATTTCATGGAAAGGGGAGGCATTTTAAGGTCATACAATGTATCTCCCATAAGAAGAATCTCGTTTGGTGAGCTCCCTTATGAGACTCTAAGAGATATCTACAGTATGCGGAAGATTTTATCTGGCTACTTCAAAAGAGATGTTTTCATGTACCCTTACCCCGATGTGGAAATGATAGAAAAATGCCGTGCTTGTGGTGCCAAGGAACGAGGAAAATGCTGCTGTCCAGTTCTAGAGAAATCCTTCTATGTATTTTGCCGTGAGAGATGTTCTCCCAAGTACATCAGTGAGTGCAAGAGGTGCCTTAACATGGGAAATAGCTCAACACATGCTTGCCTGGACTTCTTCTTCTGTAGAAGGTGCAACGAGGAATACCGTGCCCGAGAAAGATTGAAGCATTTTTAA
- the LOC125556676 gene encoding uncharacterized protein LOC125556676 isoform X2, whose amino-acid sequence MEMCLLCGEQFLQLRHHLKNKHNLSLRKYRHQTGKKDETKVEKKEKQECHEKKLEFGEEGDETEGKESGERNENDKVKVSDMLEEEEMDKEMVEEDEMNGKTGGDSFEREMVEDEEMAEKEDMYKKTEEDRFVMKLFDEEAVAEKVDTYKKTEEGSTFVRRLFDEEEADEKEVRFEDIEEDYVRFLVHKGNRMKLDFFLHFMERGGILRSYNVSPIRRISFGELPYETLRDIYSMRKILSGYFKRDVFMYPYPDVEMIEKCRACGAKERGKCCCPVLEKSFYVFCRERCSPKYISECKRCLNMGNSSTHACLDFFFCRRCNEEYRARERLKHF is encoded by the coding sequence AtggaaatgtgtcttctttGTGGAGAACAGTTTTTGCAACTGCGTCaccatttgaaaaataaacataaccTGTCTCTGCGCAAATACAGACATCAAACTGGAAAAAAGGATGAAACAAAGGTTGAAAAAAAGGAGAAACAAGAGTGCCATGAAAAGAAACTAGAGTTTGGTGAGGAGGGGGATGAAACAGAGGGAAAAGAGTCAGGGGAGAGAAATGAAAACGATAAGGTGAAAGTAAGTGATATGCTTGAGGAAGAAGAGATGGACAAGGAGATGGTTGAAGAGGATGAGATGAATGGGAAAACTGGAGGGGACAGTTTTGAGAGAGAGATGGTGGAGGATGAGGAGATGGCTGAGAAGGAAGATATGTATAAGAAAACTGAAGAGGACAGGTTCGTGATGAAACTGTTCGACGAGGAAGCGGTAGCTGAGAAAGTAGATACGTATAAAAAAACTGAAGAGGGTAGTACGTTTGTGAGAAGGCTGTTTGATGAGGAGGAGGCAGATGAGAAAGAAGTTCGCTTTGAGGATATTGAAGAGGACTATGTACGGTTTTTAGTTCATAAGGGAAATAGAATGAAATTGGACTTCTTCTTGCATTTCATGGAAAGGGGAGGCATTTTAAGGTCATACAATGTATCTCCCATAAGAAGAATCTCGTTTGGTGAGCTCCCTTATGAGACTCTAAGAGATATCTACAGTATGCGGAAGATTTTATCTGGCTACTTCAAAAGAGATGTTTTCATGTACCCTTACCCCGATGTGGAAATGATAGAAAAATGCCGTGCTTGTGGTGCCAAGGAACGAGGAAAATGCTGCTGTCCAGTTCTAGAGAAATCCTTCTATGTATTTTGCCGTGAGAGATGTTCTCCCAAGTACATCAGTGAGTGCAAGAGGTGCCTTAACATGGGAAATAGCTCAACACATGCTTGCCTGGACTTCTTCTTCTGTAGAAGGTGCAACGAGGAATACCGTGCCCGAGAAAGATTGAAGCATTTTTAA